The following coding sequences lie in one Candidatus Micrarchaeota archaeon genomic window:
- a CDS encoding PH domain-containing protein gives MQIDTAELMLAKKVLWPDEEVEGTIKQRRFMPGGSLITPTTVVVTDKRLIIINRASLGFRQDYEVVPYNAIMSVRLEHGIITSTVFIRVLGYDTDRGLLGGSGKQEGEIDGLKNKDATELTDYLNKKLEKRFDAQANVDKEIQGQEAHIDNGVGSYIYCNNCGTKNKSSAKFCSKCGKPLSGETT, from the coding sequence ATGCAGATAGATACTGCGGAGCTTATGCTAGCGAAGAAGGTCCTCTGGCCAGACGAGGAGGTGGAGGGCACGATAAAGCAGAGGCGCTTCATGCCCGGGGGATCGCTCATAACCCCAACCACTGTTGTTGTCACGGACAAGCGCCTCATAATAATAAACAGGGCTTCGCTCGGCTTCAGGCAGGACTATGAGGTTGTGCCCTACAACGCGATAATGAGCGTAAGGCTGGAGCACGGCATAATAACATCAACCGTATTCATAAGGGTCCTAGGCTACGACACCGACAGGGGGCTGCTAGGCGGCTCCGGGAAGCAGGAAGGGGAGATAGACGGGCTGAAGAACAAGGATGCGACGGAGCTTACCGATTACCTGAACAAGAAGCTCGAGAAAAGGTTCGATGCGCAGGCTAACGTGGACAAGGAGATACAGGGCCAGGAGGCGCACATAGACAACGGCGTGGGCTCCTACATATACTGCAACAACTGCGGCACCAAGAACAAGTCCTCTGCCAAGTTTTGCAGCAAATGCGGGAAACCGCTTTCAGGCGAGACAACCTAG
- a CDS encoding SIMPL domain-containing protein (The SIMPL domain is named for its presence in mouse protein SIMPL (signalling molecule that associates with mouse pelle-like kinase). Bacterial member BP26, from Brucella, was shown to assemble into a channel-like structure, while YggE from E. coli has been associated with resistance to oxidative stress.), with protein sequence MKKQSSMLGLYAVAVLAILVFAAVMVYGFTINRSQSPTTSTIQQSSTLTISATGTVYNSSSQSVIYVTMNGTGKTNQQAVQNISATLQKFNSTIMKYVNNNASLITTSYFNVYKVYNKSSYEASESLSVTIPDIGNTSAAIGALSNITNVYVGGASPELSDAQVSAMRVAALSLALSNATAQAHALLRNSTIYTTNITINNYYVYPIPYRLDLAISGGSGVTTTIPPEFYGGTNKVTESITVVFVYGTKRG encoded by the coding sequence ATGAAAAAGCAGTCCAGCATGTTGGGTCTTTACGCGGTTGCAGTACTCGCGATATTAGTCTTTGCAGCGGTGATGGTCTACGGCTTTACTATAAACCGCAGCCAGAGCCCGACCACAAGCACCATACAGCAGAGCAGCACCCTCACAATCAGCGCCACGGGCACCGTATACAACAGCTCCTCGCAGTCCGTCATCTACGTCACGATGAACGGAACCGGGAAGACGAACCAGCAGGCTGTTCAGAACATATCAGCTACGCTGCAGAAATTCAACAGCACGATAATGAAATACGTTAACAACAACGCGAGCCTCATAACCACCAGCTATTTCAACGTCTACAAGGTATACAACAAGAGCAGCTATGAGGCGTCGGAAAGCCTGTCCGTCACAATACCAGACATAGGAAATACCAGCGCAGCGATAGGCGCGCTGTCCAACATAACCAACGTTTACGTGGGCGGCGCAAGCCCCGAGCTCTCTGACGCTCAGGTGAGCGCTATGCGGGTCGCCGCGCTGTCACTTGCGCTTTCCAATGCCACGGCGCAGGCGCATGCGCTGCTGAGGAACAGCACCATATACACCACCAACATAACGATAAACAACTACTACGTGTACCCAATACCGTACAGGCTCGACCTTGCGATATCAGGAGGTAGCGGCGTAACAACCACTATACCGCCGGAATTCTACGGAGGTACAAACAAAGTCACGGAAAGCATAACGGTTGTGTTCGTATACGGGACCAAGCGTGGCTAG
- the speD gene encoding adenosylmethionine decarboxylase translates to MAKNSTVHQKVIERISGESLGIADSGERIVGSHVFGNLYEPDDRLVNDEAFLKDMVLKAVGVAKMTLVEVKSWSFGGKKGGITVMALITESHVVLHTWNEYKYATLDIYTCGGKAKPHEAFKYIVKSLKPKRHHAFYADRGM, encoded by the coding sequence ATGGCTAAAAATTCCACGGTGCACCAGAAGGTAATAGAAAGGATAAGCGGAGAATCCTTAGGCATCGCTGATTCCGGGGAAAGGATAGTCGGCTCACACGTGTTCGGCAACCTCTACGAGCCGGACGACAGGCTGGTGAACGACGAGGCATTCCTGAAGGACATGGTGCTCAAGGCCGTCGGGGTGGCGAAGATGACCCTTGTAGAGGTGAAATCCTGGTCTTTCGGCGGCAAGAAGGGCGGCATAACTGTGATGGCGCTGATAACCGAAAGCCACGTTGTGCTACACACGTGGAACGAATACAAGTACGCAACCCTTGACATATACACCTGCGGCGGAAAGGCAAAGCCGCACGAGGCATTCAAATACATAGTGAAGAGCCTGAAGCCGAAGAGGCACCACGCTTTCTACGCGGACAGGGGCATGTAG
- the rpsJ gene encoding 30S ribosomal protein S10, with amino-acid sequence MTKAIIKLVSTVAKDIDAIAGQIKAIAVSINVESKGPVPLPTRRLSHTTRKTPCGDGSHTYEKWEMRVHKRLIIIDGSEQALRQVMRIRVPDTVQIEISLAG; translated from the coding sequence ATGACGAAGGCGATAATAAAGCTGGTCAGCACGGTTGCCAAGGACATAGACGCAATAGCCGGCCAGATAAAGGCCATAGCGGTATCCATAAACGTGGAGTCCAAGGGGCCGGTGCCCCTTCCCACGCGCAGGCTTTCCCACACGACCAGGAAAACCCCGTGCGGCGACGGCAGCCACACCTACGAGAAGTGGGAGATGCGCGTCCACAAGCGCCTGATAATAATAGACGGGAGCGAGCAGGCGCTCAGGCAGGTTATGCGAATAAGGGTCCCGGACACGGTGCAGATAGAGATAAGCCTTGCCGGCTGA
- the tuf gene encoding translation elongation factor EF-1 subunit alpha — MMADKPHLNLIFIGHVDHGKSTTVGRLLYESGAITDRDIARFKELTQQFNRPTFEFAFVMDNLKEERERGITIDIAHKEFQTQKYFFTIIDAPGHRDFVKNMITGASQADAAVLVISAEEGIKPQTREHAILINVLGVPQLIVGINKMDSPQVNFSQQKYEQIKTEATTLLKQLGFKTDKVLFVPYSALEGSNAGKKSEKMAWYTGPTLLASLDTLIVPEKPTSKPLRLPIQDVFSISGFGTVPVGRVETGVVKVGDPIVIMPSGAKSEVKSIEMHHQQMQQAEPGDNIGFNIKNVDRKDIKRGDVIGPTSSPPTVATEFTAQIIVLHHQNVIARGYTPVFHIHTAQLACTITDILERKDPKTGQTAAQNPETIKTGDVAIVKIKPTKPICIEKFSEFPQLGRFAIRDMGETVGAGIILDVVARK, encoded by the coding sequence ATAATGGCAGATAAACCACACCTGAATTTAATCTTTATAGGACACGTTGACCACGGAAAGTCAACAACAGTAGGAAGGCTGCTTTACGAGAGCGGCGCGATAACAGACAGGGACATAGCGCGATTCAAGGAGCTCACCCAGCAGTTCAACAGGCCCACTTTCGAGTTCGCGTTCGTAATGGACAACCTGAAGGAGGAAAGGGAAAGGGGAATAACGATTGACATAGCGCACAAGGAGTTCCAGACGCAGAAGTACTTCTTCACGATCATAGACGCGCCGGGCCACAGGGACTTCGTAAAGAACATGATTACCGGAGCCAGCCAGGCTGACGCAGCGGTGCTTGTCATAAGCGCGGAGGAAGGCATAAAGCCGCAGACAAGGGAGCACGCGATACTGATAAACGTCCTCGGGGTGCCGCAGCTCATAGTCGGCATAAACAAGATGGACTCCCCGCAGGTCAACTTCAGCCAGCAGAAGTACGAGCAGATAAAGACAGAAGCCACTACCTTGCTGAAGCAGCTTGGCTTCAAGACCGACAAGGTGCTTTTCGTGCCATATTCTGCACTGGAGGGATCCAATGCAGGGAAGAAGTCGGAGAAGATGGCATGGTATACCGGGCCGACGCTGCTCGCATCGCTCGATACCCTCATAGTGCCTGAAAAGCCTACGAGCAAGCCGCTGAGGCTGCCGATACAGGACGTGTTCAGCATATCCGGATTCGGGACGGTTCCTGTAGGGAGGGTAGAGACAGGGGTTGTCAAGGTGGGCGATCCCATAGTGATAATGCCTAGCGGGGCAAAATCTGAAGTCAAGAGCATAGAGATGCACCACCAGCAGATGCAGCAGGCGGAGCCGGGGGACAACATAGGCTTCAACATAAAGAACGTCGACAGGAAGGACATAAAGCGCGGGGACGTCATAGGCCCAACAAGCAGCCCGCCGACAGTAGCCACGGAGTTCACCGCGCAGATAATAGTGCTGCACCACCAGAACGTCATAGCAAGGGGCTACACCCCTGTGTTCCACATACACACGGCGCAGCTCGCATGCACTATAACGGACATACTCGAGAGGAAGGATCCTAAGACAGGCCAAACTGCGGCGCAGAATCCCGAGACAATAAAGACAGGCGACGTTGCAATAGTGAAGATAAAGCCGACTAAGCCGATATGCATAGAGAAGTTCAGCGAATTCCCGCAGCTGGGAAGGTTCGCGATAAGGGACATGGGAGAGACGGTAGGCGCAGGCATAATACTCGACGTCGTCGCAAGGAAGTAG
- a CDS encoding CDC48 family AAA ATPase produces the protein MELTVAAALVTDDGRGIARIDSKARKMLNLISGDVIEMKGRRKSTAAIVWQAHQQDEGLDFIRIDGWIRQNIGVGIGDRVFVTKAEVKDAEKIVLAPPPNQRTPISPDFSEYAKNRLEDKPLVKGDVVPIAMFGYAFNFIVTQVSPHGVVRVTKDTEVLVRNEPVSESMVKIGEVHYEDIGGLKGEIEKIREMVELPIRYPELFERLGIEPPRGVLLYGSPGTGKTLLAKAVANESDAHFIYISGPELVSKFVGESEERLREIFNEAKEKAPTIIFMDEIDAIAPKREEATNEVERRMVSQLLTLMDGMGTRGHVIVVGATNRPNAIDPALRRPGRFDREVEIGVPDRNARKEILQIHTRNMPLAKDVKLEELADMTHGYTGADIAALAREAAMAELRHILPKILNKKSVPNEILMSLNVTMQDFREGLSLIQPSALREVFVERPNVHWNDVGGMEDVKAQLKEAVELPVKNPEAFEKIGIRPVKGLLLVGAPGTGKTLLAKTVATERESNFISIKGPELLSKYVGESEKAVREVFRKAKMAAPCIIFIDEIDAMAYARNSDSTDSLVTERVVDTLLTEMDGLSEIKNVFVLAATNRPDIIDPALLRPGRFDKIIEIPMPDEPTRKAIFVVHTKKMPLAKDVSLDDLARETENYTGAEIENIVREAGMNAIRAKRDIVTKPDFKVALEEVKPTIPKELSDRIKRFKEEPENMYR, from the coding sequence ATAGAACTTACTGTTGCTGCGGCTCTGGTAACCGATGACGGGAGGGGCATAGCAAGGATAGACTCCAAGGCCAGGAAGATGCTCAACCTCATTTCCGGGGACGTAATAGAGATGAAGGGCAGGAGGAAATCGACTGCTGCCATAGTGTGGCAGGCCCACCAGCAGGACGAGGGACTGGACTTCATAAGGATAGACGGATGGATAAGGCAGAACATAGGTGTTGGCATAGGGGACAGGGTCTTCGTTACCAAGGCCGAGGTCAAGGATGCGGAGAAGATAGTCCTTGCGCCGCCGCCGAACCAGCGCACCCCGATATCGCCGGATTTCTCAGAATACGCCAAGAACAGGCTGGAGGACAAGCCGCTGGTAAAGGGGGACGTTGTGCCCATAGCGATGTTCGGCTATGCATTCAATTTCATAGTAACGCAGGTTTCCCCGCACGGTGTTGTCAGGGTCACAAAGGATACGGAAGTTCTTGTAAGGAACGAGCCGGTGTCCGAATCAATGGTGAAGATAGGGGAGGTGCACTACGAGGACATAGGAGGCCTGAAGGGCGAGATAGAGAAGATAAGGGAGATGGTTGAATTGCCCATAAGGTACCCGGAGCTCTTCGAAAGGCTGGGGATAGAGCCGCCAAGGGGGGTTCTGCTTTACGGATCCCCAGGCACTGGAAAGACGCTGCTTGCTAAGGCCGTAGCCAACGAGAGCGATGCTCATTTCATATACATATCAGGGCCCGAGCTCGTGAGCAAGTTCGTTGGCGAGAGCGAGGAGCGCCTCAGGGAGATATTCAACGAAGCAAAGGAGAAGGCGCCGACGATAATATTCATGGACGAGATAGACGCCATAGCGCCCAAGAGGGAGGAGGCAACCAACGAGGTGGAGCGCAGGATGGTATCGCAGCTGCTCACGCTCATGGACGGCATGGGAACAAGGGGCCACGTCATAGTTGTAGGAGCTACGAACAGGCCCAATGCGATAGACCCGGCGCTCAGGAGGCCCGGCAGGTTCGACAGGGAAGTTGAGATAGGGGTTCCTGACAGGAACGCAAGGAAGGAAATACTCCAGATACACACAAGGAACATGCCATTGGCCAAGGACGTGAAGCTGGAGGAGCTGGCAGACATGACGCACGGCTATACCGGTGCTGACATAGCAGCGCTTGCGAGGGAGGCAGCGATGGCCGAGCTCAGGCACATACTGCCAAAGATACTCAACAAGAAATCCGTGCCGAACGAGATACTCATGTCGCTCAACGTTACGATGCAGGATTTCAGGGAGGGGCTTTCGCTGATACAGCCAAGCGCGCTCAGGGAGGTATTCGTGGAAAGGCCGAACGTGCACTGGAACGACGTCGGCGGAATGGAGGACGTAAAGGCGCAGCTGAAGGAAGCTGTTGAACTGCCCGTGAAGAACCCGGAGGCCTTCGAGAAGATAGGGATAAGGCCGGTAAAGGGATTGCTGCTTGTCGGGGCGCCAGGCACTGGAAAGACGCTGCTTGCTAAGACTGTTGCCACCGAGCGCGAATCCAACTTCATATCCATAAAGGGCCCTGAGCTCCTAAGCAAGTACGTCGGGGAGAGCGAAAAGGCGGTAAGGGAGGTATTCAGGAAGGCGAAGATGGCCGCGCCGTGCATAATATTCATAGACGAGATAGACGCGATGGCATATGCAAGGAACAGCGACTCGACAGATTCGCTTGTTACGGAAAGGGTTGTAGACACTTTGCTGACGGAGATGGACGGGCTTTCGGAAATAAAGAACGTGTTCGTGCTCGCAGCGACCAACAGGCCCGACATAATAGACCCGGCGCTGCTGAGGCCCGGCAGATTCGACAAGATAATAGAGATACCAATGCCTGACGAGCCCACGAGGAAGGCGATATTCGTTGTGCACACGAAGAAGATGCCGTTAGCTAAGGACGTCTCCCTTGACGATCTCGCAAGGGAAACAGAGAACTACACCGGAGCTGAGATAGAGAACATAGTCAGGGAGGCAGGCATGAACGCGATAAGGGCCAAGAGGGACATAGTGACAAAGCCGGACTTCAAGGTTGCATTGGAAGAGGTGAAGCCTACGATACCGAAGGAGCTTTCCGACAGGATAAAGCGGTTCAAGGAAGAACCGGAAAACATGTACAGGTAG
- a CDS encoding 30S ribosomal protein S6e encodes MKVVYADAKTGKSAQMELDDDKASLFMNHRINEVIDGAALGLSGYKLRITGGSDKSGFAMNRSISGAIKTKILERAGRAGKRKGQYRRRTVRGSMVSNDTELVNTVIVEYGDRPVAELFPEKGKKEKAQ; translated from the coding sequence ATGAAAGTAGTATACGCTGATGCGAAAACGGGTAAGAGCGCCCAGATGGAACTGGACGATGACAAGGCCTCGCTTTTCATGAACCACAGGATAAACGAGGTGATAGACGGTGCGGCCCTTGGGCTTTCGGGCTACAAGCTCAGGATAACCGGGGGCAGCGACAAGAGCGGCTTCGCGATGAACAGGAGCATAAGCGGCGCGATAAAGACCAAGATCCTTGAAAGGGCTGGCCGCGCAGGCAAGAGGAAGGGCCAGTACAGGAGGCGCACCGTGAGGGGCAGCATGGTGAGCAACGACACCGAGCTTGTCAATACGGTAATAGTTGAATACGGCGACAGGCCGGTTGCGGAGCTTTTCCCCGAAAAGGGGAAGAAGGAGAAGGCTCAGTAA
- a CDS encoding translation initiation factor IF-2 subunit gamma, with the protein MDKTTHSVLNIGTLGHIDHGKTSLTRAITGTWTDRHSESIKRNMTIKLGYADAVISKCDGCDGPGAYTTGEKCDGCEGRAVPLMRISLLDAPGHETLMATAIAGSSVIDAILFVIAANEPVPMPQTREHLMIINILGIKNVIIAQTKIDVVGREKAQEHEAKIREFIKGSIIEGAPIIPVMPNLGINVGAILERIASMKLPQRDLESDPMMYVVRSFDINKPGVDADKISGGVIGCAVTRGRLKSGSQIEIRPGIKRNTKSKREMYEPIITVVNGMSNGKDSIDEAIPGGLVGISTEIDPTFTKADGLVGNVVGLVGKLPPMIGSITIKYHKLKRDDIPEQGMSENEPLILGIGTTTILGYIKKAKRDNIEITLKHPISAEKGAKIAVMRNIGRRWRLTGYGQLN; encoded by the coding sequence TTGGACAAGACCACGCATAGCGTATTGAACATCGGGACGCTTGGCCACATAGACCACGGGAAGACGTCGCTCACAAGGGCCATAACCGGCACCTGGACCGACAGGCACAGCGAAAGCATAAAGAGGAACATGACGATAAAGCTCGGCTATGCGGATGCGGTAATCAGCAAGTGCGATGGATGCGACGGCCCCGGCGCGTACACCACTGGGGAGAAGTGCGATGGATGCGAAGGAAGGGCTGTGCCGCTCATGAGGATATCGCTCCTCGATGCGCCGGGCCACGAGACGCTCATGGCGACAGCTATAGCCGGATCCAGCGTCATAGACGCGATACTCTTCGTGATAGCGGCCAACGAGCCGGTCCCGATGCCTCAGACCAGGGAGCACCTCATGATAATAAACATACTCGGCATCAAGAACGTGATAATAGCCCAGACGAAGATAGACGTTGTTGGAAGGGAGAAGGCGCAGGAGCACGAGGCAAAGATAAGGGAATTCATAAAGGGCAGCATAATAGAGGGCGCGCCGATAATACCGGTGATGCCGAACCTCGGCATAAACGTGGGCGCCATACTGGAGCGCATAGCAAGCATGAAGCTGCCGCAGAGGGACCTGGAGTCCGACCCGATGATGTACGTGGTGAGGTCCTTTGACATAAACAAGCCGGGAGTCGATGCGGACAAGATCTCCGGAGGGGTCATAGGATGCGCGGTAACAAGGGGCAGGCTGAAGTCAGGCTCGCAGATAGAGATAAGGCCCGGGATAAAGCGCAACACCAAGTCCAAGAGGGAGATGTACGAGCCGATAATAACCGTTGTGAACGGCATGAGCAACGGCAAGGACAGCATAGACGAGGCAATACCTGGCGGGCTTGTCGGCATATCCACGGAGATAGACCCGACGTTCACCAAGGCTGACGGCCTTGTAGGGAATGTTGTGGGCCTTGTCGGCAAGCTGCCGCCGATGATAGGAAGCATCACGATAAAATACCACAAGCTCAAGAGGGACGACATACCTGAGCAGGGAATGTCGGAGAACGAGCCGCTCATCCTCGGCATAGGCACCACCACAATCCTGGGCTACATAAAGAAGGCGAAGAGGGACAACATAGAGATAACGCTCAAGCACCCGATAAGCGCTGAGAAGGGCGCCAAGATAGCTGTGATGAGGAACATAGGGCGCAGGTGGAGGCTTACAGGCTACGGCCAGCTCAACTAG
- a CDS encoding CBS domain-containing protein, giving the protein MAKRIHVGMIAERSMVSVAPDTKASAARKLMRDSNISMVPVLDNGRLVGILSDESVNVNGTENEAGALMLKPLFVEKDRSLDYAIKYLISHRLNRVPVVESSIGMICIGIVTASELLKAKKSMQVD; this is encoded by the coding sequence ATGGCGAAAAGGATCCACGTAGGCATGATAGCCGAAAGGTCAATGGTCTCTGTCGCCCCGGACACCAAGGCCTCTGCAGCGCGCAAGCTGATGAGGGATTCAAACATCTCTATGGTACCTGTGCTTGACAACGGAAGGCTCGTCGGCATACTTAGCGACGAATCCGTAAATGTGAACGGTACAGAAAATGAGGCAGGGGCGCTGATGCTCAAGCCGCTTTTCGTGGAAAAGGATAGGAGCCTGGACTACGCGATAAAATACCTGATAAGCCACAGGCTCAACAGGGTACCGGTGGTTGAATCAAGCATAGGGATGATATGCATAGGAATAGTTACTGCATCCGAGCTCCTCAAGGCAAAAAAATCGATGCAGGTTGATTGA
- the albA gene encoding DNA-binding protein Alba, which produces MANETTEEQRMDFGGEGRSENTVYIGRKPTMNYVLAVVTQFNSGMKEVTIKARGNSISRAVDVKEIVVNRFLPELKEKSIKTSSEELTNEDGSRSKVSAIQIVLQR; this is translated from the coding sequence ATGGCAAACGAAACAACGGAAGAGCAGAGGATGGACTTTGGTGGCGAGGGAAGGTCGGAGAACACGGTTTACATAGGCAGGAAGCCCACGATGAATTACGTGCTTGCCGTGGTGACGCAGTTCAACAGCGGCATGAAGGAGGTAACCATAAAGGCCAGGGGCAACTCCATATCCAGGGCTGTGGACGTGAAGGAGATAGTGGTCAACAGGTTCCTGCCGGAATTGAAGGAGAAGAGCATAAAGACATCCTCGGAGGAGCTTACGAACGAGGACGGCTCAAGGTCGAAGGTTAGCGCGATACAGATAGTGCTGCAGAGGTAG
- a CDS encoding COG1361 S-layer family protein, translated as MRAKEMIRVILLVSMFAPVLAMGAAGAVSVGDGALSIVNLRISPQPVVAGSNATIMLQLYNSYSSTLYNVNLQLTAQNPIINVSPSSTSIIDAIGTGLYGGGVGLDTFTYSVHIPSTLHAGEYTIDVVANYQTDQPNSYSGVTRLPASAEIPISFYVYGTPVIKLSANPSSMLSPGQSTSMQMSAVNPGTDVANNVTVTLHDSQYFKVFGTEQFNLGSISPDGTATFTANLQPSISISNGTYPVNATISYVAQSGNAVTENTSLLLDIIINQPNVVASIASATPTNLYAGGNQTLTVQLQNTGLGTAKNLTASFLNGPGVEIGSISQFFIASLGPKNSTTMTVYINANRSLSSNSFSLPVSLKYYSSNYNDNFTQLQYIPINIQKSAVFNITNVTTSIKPGDAYKPITFHIKNTGNIAAEQVTLSLQTTFPITPVNPNIYINSLAPGQSVNATFYVGVDPSGNLGNYPVTLFEQWRQPNAAVNQQFSGSNGYYAYVGTGRSGTSGYISYIEYAVVIAVIAFVAFRIYSSRKSQSKKKT; from the coding sequence ATGAGAGCTAAAGAGATGATAAGGGTAATCCTTCTGGTTTCCATGTTTGCGCCAGTCCTTGCGATGGGCGCTGCGGGCGCGGTTTCGGTCGGGGACGGGGCGCTGTCCATCGTCAATCTGAGGATATCGCCGCAGCCTGTAGTGGCAGGAAGCAACGCCACGATAATGCTGCAGCTTTACAATTCATACTCGTCCACGCTTTACAACGTGAACCTGCAGCTTACCGCGCAGAACCCGATAATAAACGTATCGCCGTCAAGCACCTCCATAATAGACGCGATAGGCACGGGGCTCTACGGCGGGGGAGTGGGGCTTGACACATTCACCTATTCGGTGCACATACCCTCTACCCTGCATGCAGGGGAATACACTATAGACGTGGTCGCGAACTACCAGACCGACCAGCCGAACAGCTACAGCGGCGTAACGAGGCTTCCCGCATCAGCGGAAATCCCGATAAGCTTCTACGTCTACGGCACCCCTGTGATAAAGCTCAGCGCAAATCCCTCGTCCATGCTCTCCCCGGGGCAATCCACAAGCATGCAGATGAGTGCGGTGAATCCCGGAACCGACGTAGCAAACAACGTGACCGTGACGCTGCACGACTCGCAGTACTTCAAGGTTTTCGGAACTGAGCAGTTCAACCTCGGGTCCATAAGCCCCGACGGCACGGCCACATTCACCGCCAATCTGCAGCCGTCCATCAGCATAAGCAACGGCACCTACCCTGTAAACGCGACCATATCATATGTCGCGCAGTCGGGAAACGCAGTTACCGAGAACACAAGCCTTTTGCTTGACATAATAATAAACCAGCCGAACGTCGTGGCCAGCATAGCCAGCGCCACGCCGACGAACCTGTATGCCGGGGGCAACCAGACTCTCACCGTGCAGCTTCAGAATACCGGCCTTGGCACGGCAAAGAACCTGACAGCAAGCTTCCTGAACGGGCCCGGGGTTGAAATCGGGAGCATATCCCAGTTCTTCATAGCATCGCTAGGCCCGAAGAACTCCACGACGATGACTGTTTACATAAACGCCAACAGGTCCCTCAGCAGCAACTCCTTCTCGCTCCCCGTCTCGCTGAAGTACTACAGCTCCAACTACAACGACAACTTCACGCAGCTGCAGTACATACCCATAAACATACAGAAATCTGCGGTATTCAACATAACCAACGTTACCACAAGCATAAAGCCCGGGGATGCGTACAAGCCCATAACGTTCCACATCAAGAACACAGGGAACATAGCGGCCGAGCAGGTAACACTGAGCCTGCAGACAACATTCCCCATAACGCCGGTGAACCCGAACATATACATAAACTCGCTGGCGCCGGGCCAGAGCGTTAACGCTACGTTCTACGTCGGCGTCGACCCTTCTGGAAACCTGGGGAACTATCCAGTCACTCTCTTCGAGCAGTGGAGGCAGCCGAACGCAGCGGTCAACCAGCAGTTCTCCGGATCCAACGGCTACTACGCATATGTTGGAACTGGCAGGAGCGGCACCTCCGGATACATCAGCTACATAGAATACGCAGTGGTAATCGCCGTAATAGCCTTCGTCGCATTCAGGATATACTCAAGCAGGAAGTCTCAATCAAAGAAAAAGACATAA